A section of the Caballeronia sp. M1242 genome encodes:
- a CDS encoding PhoH family protein, with protein MPLPTAPAKLGHLLPAEEYKAKARPSKQPKKQAAASDDDAIGSVETVAAERPAAANAATTLRSIASDVLAQAPQDASAETPAAAAPGAPVARGRRTKQTAALLQPVPAARQKEEETSEEARPVKREARADAPAATPAPSAAPAKDARTQNKRRQRGAVEEELRKLFVLDTNVLMHDPSSLFRFEEHDVYLPMMTLEELDNHKKGMSEVARNARQVSRTLDALVAHAGQMSEGIPLAAQGNRDALGRLYFQTTLTDIEPVEGLPIGKADNQILGVVRALQKERPDRQVVLVSKDINMRIKAHALGLPAEDYFNDQVLEDKDLLYSGVRALPQDFWTKHAKGMESWQDTKTGTTYYRVTGPLCPSMLVNEFVYLEPQNGEPSFHAVVRELNGKTALLQTLRDYGHHKNNVWGITARNREQNFALNLLMNPEVDFVTLLGQAGTGKTLMALAAGLAQVLDDKRYNEIIVTRATVPVGEDIGFLPGTEEEKMQPWMGAFDDNLEVLQKTDDAAGEWGRAATQELIRSRLKVKSMNFMRGRTFVDKYVIIDEAQNLTPKQMKTLVTRAGPGTKIVCLGNIAQIDTPYLTEGSSGLTYVVDRFKGWTHSGHVTLARGERSRLADYASDIL; from the coding sequence ATGCCTTTGCCTACCGCCCCGGCCAAGCTCGGCCATCTCCTTCCGGCCGAAGAGTACAAGGCCAAAGCCCGGCCTTCGAAGCAGCCGAAAAAACAGGCTGCGGCGAGCGACGACGACGCCATCGGCTCGGTCGAGACCGTCGCCGCCGAGCGTCCCGCAGCTGCGAATGCGGCCACCACGCTGCGCTCCATCGCCAGTGACGTGCTCGCGCAGGCGCCGCAGGACGCATCCGCCGAGACGCCCGCCGCTGCCGCGCCGGGCGCGCCCGTTGCGCGCGGCCGTCGCACGAAGCAGACTGCCGCTCTCTTGCAGCCGGTGCCCGCTGCGCGCCAGAAAGAGGAAGAGACGAGCGAGGAAGCCCGTCCCGTCAAGCGCGAGGCGCGCGCGGACGCGCCTGCCGCGACGCCGGCCCCGAGCGCCGCGCCCGCCAAGGACGCGCGCACGCAGAACAAGCGCCGCCAGCGCGGCGCGGTCGAGGAAGAACTGCGCAAGCTCTTCGTGCTCGACACCAACGTGCTGATGCACGACCCGAGCTCGCTTTTCCGCTTCGAGGAACACGACGTCTATCTGCCGATGATGACGTTGGAAGAGCTCGACAATCACAAGAAGGGCATGTCGGAAGTGGCGCGCAATGCGCGTCAGGTGAGCCGCACGCTCGACGCGCTTGTCGCGCACGCGGGCCAGATGTCGGAGGGCATTCCGCTTGCCGCGCAGGGCAACCGCGACGCGCTCGGCCGCCTGTATTTCCAGACGACGCTGACCGATATCGAGCCGGTCGAAGGCCTGCCTATCGGCAAGGCGGACAACCAGATTCTCGGCGTCGTGCGCGCGCTGCAGAAGGAGCGGCCGGATCGGCAGGTCGTGCTGGTGTCGAAAGACATCAACATGCGCATCAAGGCGCACGCGCTCGGCCTGCCCGCCGAGGACTACTTCAACGATCAGGTGCTTGAAGACAAGGACCTGCTCTATTCCGGCGTGCGCGCGCTGCCCCAGGATTTCTGGACGAAGCACGCGAAGGGCATGGAAAGCTGGCAGGACACCAAGACCGGCACCACGTATTACCGCGTGACCGGGCCGCTCTGCCCGTCCATGCTCGTCAACGAGTTCGTCTATCTCGAGCCGCAGAACGGCGAGCCATCGTTCCACGCGGTCGTGCGCGAACTCAACGGCAAGACGGCGCTGCTTCAGACGCTGCGCGACTACGGGCATCACAAGAACAATGTGTGGGGCATCACGGCGCGCAATCGCGAGCAGAACTTCGCGCTGAATCTCTTGATGAATCCGGAAGTCGATTTCGTCACGCTGCTCGGTCAGGCGGGCACCGGCAAGACGCTGATGGCGCTCGCGGCCGGCCTCGCGCAAGTGCTCGACGACAAGCGCTACAACGAAATTATCGTGACGCGCGCGACGGTGCCGGTCGGCGAGGACATCGGCTTCCTGCCGGGCACCGAGGAAGAAAAGATGCAGCCGTGGATGGGCGCGTTCGACGACAACCTCGAAGTCCTCCAGAAAACCGACGATGCCGCCGGCGAATGGGGCCGCGCAGCCACGCAGGAATTGATCCGCTCGCGGCTTAAGGTCAAGAGCATGAACTTCATGCGCGGGCGGACGTTCGTCGATAAATACGTGATCATCGACGAGGCGCAGAACCTGACGCCCAAGCAGATGAAAACGCTCGTCACGCGCGCCGGTCCGGGTACGAAGATCGTGTGCCTCGGCAACATCGCGCAGATCGACACGCCGTATCTGACCGAAGGGAGTTCGGGGCTGACTTACGTCGTCGACCGCTTCAAGGGCTGGACGCACAGCGGCCATGTGACGCTGGCGCGCGGCGAGCGTTCGCGACTGGCGGACTACGCTTCGGACATTCTGTAA
- a CDS encoding peroxiredoxin, whose protein sequence is MPVAVDQPVPDFTAPATGGEFTLSSLRGQKVVLFFYPKDNTPGCTTESLQFRDHYDQFKAAGAEIVGISRDSVKSHDNFKAKLELPYTLVSDADEAICSLFDVIKMKKMYGKEVRGIERSTFLLDADGVLRREFRGIKVPGHVEAIVEAVQAI, encoded by the coding sequence GTGCCAGTCGCAGTCGACCAGCCCGTTCCCGACTTCACCGCGCCCGCCACGGGCGGCGAGTTCACGCTTTCCAGCCTGCGCGGCCAGAAAGTCGTGCTCTTCTTCTATCCGAAGGACAACACGCCGGGCTGCACCACGGAGAGTCTGCAATTTCGCGACCACTACGACCAGTTCAAGGCGGCCGGCGCGGAAATCGTCGGCATCTCGCGTGACAGCGTGAAGTCGCACGACAACTTCAAGGCCAAGCTGGAGCTGCCCTACACGCTCGTCTCCGACGCCGACGAAGCCATTTGCTCGCTGTTCGACGTCATCAAGATGAAGAAGATGTACGGCAAGGAAGTGCGCGGCATCGAGCGCTCGACCTTTCTGCTCGACGCCGACGGCGTGCTGCGGCGCGAGTTTCGCGGCATCAAGGTGCCGGGGCACGTGGAGGCCATCGTCGAGGCTGTACAAGCCATTTGA
- a CDS encoding polysaccharide deacetylase family protein, whose translation MARIVLKIDVDTLRGTREGVPNLGRLLDKYNARATFLFSLGPDHTGWALRRVFRPGFLQKVSRTSVVEHYGIRTLMYGVLLPGPDIGRRAVSEMRAIHEAGFECGIHTWDHVYWQDNVRSRDRAWTVAQMEQSHARFVEIFGAPPVTHGAAGWQMNGYAFEQIDAWGMRYASDGRGHTPYIPVLDGRTLAHIQMPTTLPTLDEVLGVNGVDESNVAAHVLRHTANNPHDQVFTLHAELEGQKLAPVFEQLLAGWRAQGHSFATMGDYHATLDRASLPSYPVTWGEIPGRAGELIVQPG comes from the coding sequence GTGGCCCGCATCGTCCTCAAGATCGACGTCGATACGCTGCGCGGCACGCGCGAAGGCGTGCCGAACCTCGGGCGCCTGCTCGACAAGTACAACGCCCGCGCGACGTTCCTCTTCAGCCTCGGCCCGGATCACACCGGCTGGGCGCTGCGCCGCGTGTTCCGGCCCGGCTTTCTGCAAAAGGTGTCGCGCACGTCGGTGGTCGAACACTACGGCATCAGGACGCTGATGTACGGCGTGCTGCTGCCGGGGCCGGATATCGGCCGGCGCGCGGTGTCGGAGATGCGCGCGATTCACGAAGCCGGCTTCGAGTGCGGCATCCATACGTGGGATCACGTCTACTGGCAGGACAACGTGCGCTCGCGCGACCGCGCGTGGACCGTCGCGCAGATGGAGCAGAGTCACGCGCGCTTCGTCGAGATTTTCGGCGCGCCGCCCGTCACGCACGGGGCGGCCGGCTGGCAGATGAACGGCTACGCGTTCGAGCAGATCGACGCCTGGGGCATGCGCTATGCCTCCGACGGCCGCGGACACACGCCGTACATTCCGGTGCTCGATGGCCGCACGCTCGCGCATATCCAGATGCCGACCACGCTGCCCACGCTCGACGAAGTGCTCGGCGTGAACGGCGTCGACGAGAGCAACGTCGCGGCGCACGTCTTGCGTCATACCGCGAATAATCCGCACGATCAGGTGTTCACGCTGCACGCCGAGCTCGAAGGCCAGAAGCTCGCGCCGGTATTCGAGCAGCTGCTCGCGGGCTGGCGCGCGCAGGGACACAGCTTCGCCACGATGGGCGACTATCATGCGACGCTCGACCGCGCGAGCTTGCCGTCTTATCCGGTGACGTGGGGCGAGATCCCGGGCCGCGCAGGCGAGCTGATCGTGCAGCCGGGCTGA